The sequence CCTCTCCGTCCGAGGATTTTTTTTCTCTTTCAGGGACAAATGTAACTAATGCCTTAGCATAAAGGGGAGGGTTGGGGACCAACACAAGGATAGGAGAACACGAGGCAACACATGAACACACACACTCGCATCAGAGACTTACGAGTTTTTCCCTCTCTCGTCCAGCTTGTAACTCCTACTGCCCAGCTTGTAACTCCTACTACAAGCAATATAGTGCCGCTAGCATAAGCTAACAAGACTGTAGTAGTGACATTTCGTTCAAACCAGTATAATCCTTGTGTCCTACTTGCACACCATCTCGGCCTTAAAACGTGTAGCACAAGTTTACTAGTCAGACACTCACTCGAAACATCGACAATTGTTGGTTCACTTGATCATCAACTAAGATAATCTTGGTCAGAGAAGCATCATGCCTTGGAGTGGACTAATCTAACTTCGTTCAATTTTGACTTCGCTTCTCGGCGAAGTATATCTTGTGGCTTCGCTTGATCACCGACAAAGAGGAAGATTTGACTTCAATCTCTGCTTTGAGTCTTCGTGTTCAGGTGAAGTAACCATTCGCCTTCGCCATATTATTTGTTTCTTTTTTGAGCGAAGATACTCCTGAAAATGTATATCAAGTAAAGAGTAGATAATTGTTCTTCAACTCCCCGGGGACTGTGTTTATCCAAAGTCAGAGCCCCAACAGGTACCATATACAATTTAAACTAAATCAGAATCTCTGAACCTTCTAACGTAGAATTACCATTCTCAGGAAACAATCTTTTTTTATGAAAAGGGAAAGATCAGCTGACAGCACAGGGCACATGAATATTGGATTGTGAACTCAAGGAACTCAAACTGGATTGGATCAAACTCTTGCAACTTCTGCTGTGATTGAAGCCTGACAGATTACACCATGACCCAAGACTTGGAACGTTGAATCAACTGCAGATGATTCTCTGGGTAAACCTCGTTGAGCACTTGAGCTCTCAAACTGGAGATTGAAAACTCTGCACGAACAGAAGCCCTTGGCTCGAGCTATTTTGCAGTCTCACAAAGCTTAACAGAGTGCCACGAGGATGCTGGTGGCAAGGGAGCGAACCTCGCCTACCATCACCATAGCAGTGTGCCAGCAATACAAGAGCAATGCTTTTATACATGGGCAGTTCCACTCAAGTCTAAACAAAAATTAAGCTGGTGTTCAGTAGGATCCTCTGCTACGCTCATATGGTCGAGAAGCTTCCCCAACATCTCATATATCTTGTCTGCCTCGCAATGAGAGATGTCATCAGCAACGAATACATGCTTTGCACTCCGCACCTCAATCCAACTGTAAGCCTGATCCTTCTTAAGGCCCTTCTCCTTCATGAGCCCCCTGACTCGACGTGCATCATCCCACTGTCCTGCAGCTGCATAGATGTTTGACATCATGACATACCGACCACTGTTCCCAGGCTCTAACCTGAAGAGAAACTCTGCCACTTCTTCTGCAAGCTCGATATTTCCATGAAGGCGACATGCACCTAGGAGAGCTCCCCAGGATCCAGCTGTACCAGGACCAATCCTGGATGGCAAATCTTTGATGAACTCAGTCGCTTCTTCCAGCTGGTGATTCCGACCAAGAGCATCAATGAAGGCAGCATAGTGTTCAGCCCTTGGTTCAACACCATGGTCCTCCATTGATTCAAGAACGAGTCGTCCATTAGATACTAGACCAGAATGGCTGCAGGCCGTGAGGACAGCGAGGAAAGTGACATGAGTTGGACGAACTCCAGCTACCAGCATCTCCTCAAAAATAGCAAGTGACTGCTTTCCGAGGCCATTATGTGAGAACCCCGTGACCATTGAGTTCCAAGAGATAAAGTCCCTCTCAGGCATCCAGTCAAATACTGCCATCGCAGCCATCATGTCTCCACACTTAGAGTACATGTCAACGAGTGCATTGTGGATGAAAATGTTGAAAGGGACAGAGCCAATGTTCCGGCGTAAGATGAAGCAGTGCAATTCCTTCCCACGTGTGACAAGTCCAAGTTTGGCACATGCACCCAAAGCTGACACCAAGACAAAAGGCGTTGGTGATACTCCCTTGGCCAGCATCTGTTCGAAAAGCTCAAGAGCGGTGTCCTCCTCTCCATTCTGCTCATGCCCAGATATCAGCGCTGTCCATGCAATCCTATCCTTATCTGGCATCATATCGAACACCTGCACTGCCTCATGGAGCTTCTTCACTTGGCAGTACCCAGAAATCATCGACGTCCAAGTGACATTGTCTCGGATGCTGACCTGATCGAACAAATGCCTCGCATCTTCCACCCTCCGAGCCTTGCTGTAGGCGTTCAACATGGCATTGGCCATGATGACGGTGAACTCCATCCCTGATACCACTACCGCACCGTGCATTTCCCGCAGCGGCCTCGCAGCTCCGATTCCCGCACATGCAGTCGCCACGCTGACCACCGTGAACCGATCCATGGCTAAACCTGGCCCCAAGAACCTGTCCCTGGCCAGCCGGGCAACGACGCGGAGCGCCTCCACCTGCCGGCCGTGGTGCGCAAGGGACGACATGAGGGTGTTGTAGGAGACGAGGTTGCGTGAGTCGGCCGGCATTGTGTCGAACAGGCGGAAGGCGTCGGGGAGGGTGTCCGGCCTGCGCAAGAGCGCAGCGAGAAGCGTGTTGTAGGAGTGCGCGTTCTTGTGTGGAAGGTCGTAGAAGGCCTTGACGGCAGCGGCCGGCGACGGGAGCGAGGAGTAGAGCGCGACGAGACGATTTGATAGGAGCGTATGGCTGGTGAGCGCCGTCTTGACGAGGTGCGCGTGCACCGCGCGGCCGAGATGGAGCACGTCCCCCATTGAGATGGCCCGTTCCAGGAGAGGAATCAACTCCGGGATGGCGAGGGCGCTTCCGCCGCCGGCGGTTGGAGGAGGTGCTGGGAGGCATGGCGGCGGGTGGACAGCGAGCGGCGGGAGAAGGCGGCGCATGCGTTCCCGACTCGACGGCAGCATATGCGCTCACAGACGCTGAAGCTATTTACTGGGCCGTGTATGATAGCGGGCCTTTGGGCCAATCAAGCGGGCCAAGTGGGTATGTGAAGGCGAACAAGCTCAGCAGCGTTCGAGTTGTTGCGAATTGCAATTGCAGAACGGAATTCCATTCCAGAACCATCCTTCGCTCGCCCCCGCCGCCGCGCTGCCGCGGCCATATACGGCGAAAGCCCTATTCGTGCCCGCGGCCGTGGATAGATAGGTCAGTGACGATTGAGAAACCCGTAGTCGGAGCAGAGGAGGGGTAGAGGATGGTGTTCGGTCAGGTGGTGATCGGCCCGCCGGGCTCCGGCAAGACCACCTACTGCA is a genomic window of Zea mays cultivar B73 chromosome 5, Zm-B73-REFERENCE-NAM-5.0, whole genome shotgun sequence containing:
- the LOC100382300 gene encoding uncharacterized protein LOC100382300 produces the protein MLPSSRERMRRLLPPLAVHPPPCLPAPPPTAGGGSALAIPELIPLLERAISMGDVLHLGRAVHAHLVKTALTSHTLLSNRLVALYSSLPSPAAAVKAFYDLPHKNAHSYNTLLAALLRRPDTLPDAFRLFDTMPADSRNLVSYNTLMSSLAHHGRQVEALRVVARLARDRFLGPGLAMDRFTVVSVATACAGIGAARPLREMHGAVVVSGMEFTVIMANAMLNAYSKARRVEDARHLFDQVSIRDNVTWTSMISGYCQVKKLHEAVQVFDMMPDKDRIAWTALISGHEQNGEEDTALELFEQMLAKGVSPTPFVLVSALGACAKLGLVTRGKELHCFILRRNIGSVPFNIFIHNALVDMYSKCGDMMAAMAVFDWMPERDFISWNSMVTGFSHNGLGKQSLAIFEEMLVAGVRPTHVTFLAVLTACSHSGLVSNGRLVLESMEDHGVEPRAEHYAAFIDALGRNHQLEEATEFIKDLPSRIGPGTAGSWGALLGACRLHGNIELAEEVAEFLFRLEPGNSGRYVMMSNIYAAAGQWDDARRVRGLMKEKGLKKDQAYSWIEVRSAKHVFVADDISHCEADKIYEMLGKLLDHMSVAEDPTEHQLNFCLDLSGTAHV